GCAGCTCGCTGGCGCGGTTGGCCAGCACCTCGTTCACGTTCATGTTGGTCTGCGTGCCGGAGCCGGTCTGCCAGACGACCAGCGGAAACTCCTCGGCGTGCTGCCCCGCGATGACCTCGTCGGACGCGGCGGCGATGGCCTGCGTCTTCTTCTCGTCCTGCAGGCCCAACGCGTGGTTCACCACCGCCGAAGCGCGCTTGACCTGCGCCAGCGCCTTGATGATCTCGCGCGGCTGCCGCTCGCCCGAGATGTCGAAGTTCTGCAGCGAGCGCTGCGTCTGCGCCCCCCACAGCTTGTCGGCCGGCACCTCGATGGGGCCGAAGGTGTCGCGTTCGATGCGGGTCTGGGTGGATATCGCCATGAAAAAAGCTCCGCTGTCAAAATGGAGGGCGCACCTGGCGCACCAGGGCAATCGCCCAGTATCGTTGCAAACAAGAATGGCTCGCATTGAGCGAGTGCTTTCCCCTCCCACGGACACAGCCATGACCATCATCCAGCAAGCCGACCTGATCGAATCGGTTGCCGCCGCGCTCCAGTACATCAGCTACTACCACCCGACTGACTACATCGCCCACCTGGCGCGCGCCTACGAGCGCGAGCAGAGCCCTGCAGCCAAGGACGCAATGGCGCAGATCCTCACCAACAGCAAGATGAGCGCCACCGGCCAGCGGCCGATCTGCCAGGACACGGGCATCGTCAACGTGTTCCTCAAGGTCGGCATGGAGGTGCGCTGGGGCGGCTTCACCGGCAGCCTTGACGACGCCATCAACGAAGGCGTGCGCCGCGGCTACAACCACCCCGACAACATGCTGCGCGCCTCGGTGGTCGCCGATCCGCAGTTCGACCGCAAGAACACCAAGGACAACACGCCGGCGGTGATCTTCACCGAGATCGTGCCCGGCAACACCGTCGAGGTCACGGTGGCCGCCAAGGGCGGCGGCAGCGAGAACAAGAGCAAGCTGGTGATGCTGAACCCCGGCGACAGCGTGGTCGACTGGGTGCTCAAGACCGTGCCGACCATGGGCGCCGGCTGGTGCCCGCCGGGCATGCTGGGCATCGGCATCGGCGGCACGGCCGAGAAGGCCGCCCTGCTCGCCAAGGAAAGCTTGATGGACGACCTCGACATGCACGAGCTGCTGGCCAAGAAGCGCTCGGGCGCAGAGCTCAGCAAGGTGGAGGCACTGCGCGTCGAGCTCTACGAGAAGGTCAATGCACTGGGCATCGGCGCGCAGGGACTGGGCGGCCTGGCCACGGTGCTGGACGTCAAGATCAAGATGTACCCGACGCACGCGGCCAGCAAGCCGGTGGCGATGATCCCGAACTGCGCGGCCACGCGCCACGCGCATTTCGTGCTCGACGGCTCGGGGCCGGTCTACCTGGAGGCGCCGTCGCTGGACCTCTGGCCCAAGATCGACTGGGCTCCCGACTACAACAAGAGCAAGCGTGTGGACCTCGACAAGCTCACGCCGGCCGAGGTCGCGAGCTGGAAGCCGGGCGACACGCTGCTGCTCAACGGGAAGATGCTCACCGGCCGCGACGCAGCGCACAAGCGCATCGCCGACATGCTGGCCAAGGGCGAGAAGCTACCGGTGGACTTCACCAACCGCGTGATCTACTACGTGGGGCCGGTCGATCCGGTCAAGGACGAGGCCGTGGGCCCCGCCGGCCCGACCACCGCCACGCGCATGGACGGCTTCACGGAGATGATGCTCGCGAAGACCGGGCTGATCGCGATGATCGGCAAGGCCGAGCGCGGCCCGGTCGCCATCGAGGCAATCCAGAAGCACAAGAGCGCCTACCTGATGGCCGTGGGCGGCGCCGCGTACCTGGTGAGCAAGGCGATCAAGACCGCCAAGGTGGTGGGCTTCGCCGACCTCGGCATGGAAGCGATCTACGAGTTCGACGTGGTCGACATGCCGGTGACGGTGGCGGTGGACGCCGGCGGCACCAGCGCCCACA
Above is a window of Variovorax sp. RA8 DNA encoding:
- a CDS encoding fumarate hydratase, with protein sequence MTIIQQADLIESVAAALQYISYYHPTDYIAHLARAYEREQSPAAKDAMAQILTNSKMSATGQRPICQDTGIVNVFLKVGMEVRWGGFTGSLDDAINEGVRRGYNHPDNMLRASVVADPQFDRKNTKDNTPAVIFTEIVPGNTVEVTVAAKGGGSENKSKLVMLNPGDSVVDWVLKTVPTMGAGWCPPGMLGIGIGGTAEKAALLAKESLMDDLDMHELLAKKRSGAELSKVEALRVELYEKVNALGIGAQGLGGLATVLDVKIKMYPTHAASKPVAMIPNCAATRHAHFVLDGSGPVYLEAPSLDLWPKIDWAPDYNKSKRVDLDKLTPAEVASWKPGDTLLLNGKMLTGRDAAHKRIADMLAKGEKLPVDFTNRVIYYVGPVDPVKDEAVGPAGPTTATRMDGFTEMMLAKTGLIAMIGKAERGPVAIEAIQKHKSAYLMAVGGAAYLVSKAIKTAKVVGFADLGMEAIYEFDVVDMPVTVAVDAGGTSAHITGPAEWQKRIASGEFKTIMMEAA